A section of the Primulina eburnea isolate SZY01 chromosome 1, ASM2296580v1, whole genome shotgun sequence genome encodes:
- the LOC140832348 gene encoding exocyst complex component SEC15B, translating to MISTKTRRKIVPAAAENGDTADKQDQLLLSASICNGEDLGPFVRKAFASGKPETLLHHLKNFAKSKESEIEDVCRVHYQDFIMAVDDLRSLLSDVDSLKSSLSDSNSRLQNVAVPLLTSLDSFVEAKNKCSNISLAINSLSTCVNVMELCSRANFHLAKSNFYMALKCLDSIENNFQDKTPSSTLKRMLEKQIPAIRVHIERKVSKEFGDWLVEIRVVSRNLGQLAIGQASAARQREEELRIKQRQAEEQSRLSLRDCVYALEDEDGDEIDGIVDGSNGGIGTSGFDLTPLYRAYHVHQTLGLEDKFRQYYFENRKLQLTSDFQVSSMTPFLESHQTFFAQIAGFFIVEDRVLRTGGGLITKMEVENLWDTAVSKMCSVLEDQFSRMQTANHLLLIKDYVSLLGVTLRRFGYPIDALLDVLSKHRDKYHELLLSDCRKQIADALPADKFEQMYMKKEYEYSMNVLSFQLQTSNIMPAFPYIAPFSSMVPDCCRIVRSFVEDSVSFMSYGGQLDFYDVVKKYLDRLLTEVLDVALLKLINGSISAVTQAMQMAANMAVFERACDFLFRHAAQLSGIPLRIAERGRRQFPLTKARDGAEETLSGLLKQKVDGFMSLIENVNWMADDPPQGENEYVNEVIIFLETLVSTAQQILPAQVLKRVLEDVLSHISEMIVGALLGESVKKFSINAIIGIDVDIKLLESFAENQAPLLSEADANQLKSALIESRQMVNLLTSNHPESFLNPVIRERSYNALDYRKVVSISEKLRDQSDRLFSSFGTRGAKQNPKKKSLDALIKRLKEVN from the coding sequence ATGATCTCCACCAAGACTCGCCGGAAGATCGTGCCCGCGGCGGCGGAGAATGGAGACACCGCCGACAAGCAAGACCAGCTCCTCCTATCCGCCTCCATCTGCAACGGCGAAGACCTCGGCCCTTTCGTCAGAAAAGCCTTCGCCTCTGGCAAACCCGAAACTCTACTCCACCATCTCAAAAACTTCGCCAAGTCCAAAGAATCGGAGATCGAAGACGTGTGCCGCGTTCACTACCAGGACTTCATAATGGCAGTTGATGATCTCCGATCTCTCTTATCCGATGTCGATTCGCTCAAGTCCTCGCTTTCAGACTCCAACTCAAGGCTTCAGAATGTCGCCGTTCCCCTCCTCACCTCCCTCGATTCTTTTGTCGAGGCAAAAAACAAGTGCTCCAACATCTCGCTTGCGATAAATTCCCTCAGCACTTGCGTAAATGTCATGGAGCTCTGCTCCCGAGCTAATTTCCATCTCGCCAAAAGTAACTTCTACATGGCGTTAAAATGCTTAGACTCTATAGAGAATAATTTTCAGGACAAAACGCCGTCGTCAACTCTGAAAAGAATGTTGGAGAAGCAGATCCCGGCGATTAGAGTTCACATAGAAAGGAAAGTGAGTAAGGAGTTTGGGGATTGGCTCGTGGAGATACGAGTAGTGAGCAGAAATTTAGGTCAACTCGCCATTGGACAAGCGTCCGCTGCGCGTCAGAGAGAAGAAGAGTTGAGGATTAAACAGCGTCAAGCTGAGGAACAAAGCCGACTTAGCTTAAGGGATTGTGTCTATGCGTTGGAAGATGAAGACGGAGATGAAATTGATGGGATTGTTGATGGAAGTAATGGTGGTATAGGGACATCAGGGTTTGATTTGACGCCATTATACAGAGCTTATCACGTACATCAGACACTAGGTCTGGAAGATAAGTTCAGGCAGTATTATTTTGAGAATAGGAAGTTGCAGTTGACTTCTGATTTCCAGGTGTCTTCAATGACGCCTTTTCTCGAGTCTCATCAGACGTTCTTTGCGCAAATCGCTGGTTTTTTCATTGTGGAGGACCGTGTTTTGAGGACAGGAGGAGGGTTGATAACAAAGATGGAGGTGGAGAACTTATGGGATACTGCTGTGAGCAAGATGTGCTCTGTGTTGGAGGATCAGTTTTCTAGAATGCAAACTGCTAATCATTTGTTGTTGATTAAGGATTATGTGAGTTTGCTGGGTGTCACATTACGGAGATTCGGGTATCCTATTGATGCTTTGCTTGATGTGTTGAGCAAGCATAGGGATAAGTATCACGAATTGTTATTGTCTGATTGTCGTAAGCAGATTGCTGATGCGCTTCCCGCTGATAAGTTTGAGCAGATGTATATGAAGAAAGAGTATGAATATTCTATGAACGTGCTTTCATTTCAGCTACAAACTTCGAATATCATGCCTGCATTCCCTTATATTGCTCCATTTTCGTCTATGGTTCCTGACTGCTGTAGAATAGTGCGTTCATTTGTGGAGGATTCGGTGAGTTTCATGTCATACGGTGGGCAGCTTGACTTTTATGATGTGGTTAAGAAGTACTTGGACAGGCTATTGACTGAGGTCTTGGATGTGGCTTTGTTGAAACTCATTAATGGTTCTATCAGTGCGGTCACCCAGGCCATGCAGATGGCAGCGAACATGGCTGTGTTTGAGCGGGCTTGTGATTTCTTATTTCGTCATGCGGCACAACTCTCTGGAATTCCTTTAAGGATAGCGGAGAGGGGTAGGAGGCAGTTTCCCCTGACCAAAGCCCGTGATGGGGCGGAAGAAACCCTCTCTGGATTGCTGAAGCAAAAGGTTGATGGATTTATGTCTTTGATAGAAAATGTGAATTGGATGGCTGATGATCCCCCGCAAGGAGAGAATGAGTACGTGAATGAAGTGATTATTTTCTTGGAAACATTGGTTTCAACTGCTCAGCAGATTTTACCTGCTCAAGTTTTGAAGCGGGTTTTGGAAGATGTTCTTTCTCATATATCTGAGATGATTGTTGGGGCTTTACTTGGGGAATCTGTTAAAAAATTCAGCATCAATGCAATCATAGGCATCGATGTGGATATTAAGCTGTTGGAATCGTTTGCTGAAAACCAAGCTCCTCTTTTGTCTGAAGCAGATGCGAACCAGTTGAAATCAGCACTTATTGAGTCCCGGCAAATGGTCAATTTGCTAACGAGCAATCATCCAGAGAGTTTTTTGAATCCTGTTATTAGGGAGAGAAGTTACAATGCATTGGATTACCGGAAAGTCGTCTCCATTTCGGAGAAATTGAGGGATCAATCAGATCGATTATTCAGTTCCTTTGGAACGAGAGGAGCCAAGCAAAATCCTAAGAAGAAATCTCTAGATGCGTTGATAAAAAGGCTCAAAGAAGTTAACTGA